A genomic segment from Mobula birostris isolate sMobBir1 chromosome 31, sMobBir1.hap1, whole genome shotgun sequence encodes:
- the selplg gene encoding P-selectin glycoprotein ligand 1, translating into MQAMWCRLSVLLAVVSSVAVMGESTSAKPGTTEPTSVVTTADVLGQSTGKTPETSSSTKPTSVATSVSVLQSTRTTLQTTDSTEQTSVVTSAKVLGQTTSETLELSHPTQPTSTGVIQNPSSTMSLPAPTTLYLTSARTEDMNGSPVQLTSTTNPPIQTTQGVSSSQQPTTDMIRLSTSTGIEEGTSTSQEPTVPDRSEQWTTADPASVSEVTSFSTPVTNISEVNGILGPGVKRKRQSPPTSTITSATKHSTTTAATSSKASGSKVTSAVPVVNDLTKVTTKNYNRLTTAQATTKKISLVTQCLIVIAILAGICTIFVICTIVLCTKLSTQRHNYRVNQMNGTELICISALLPEEERKMRKKLRPKRLRDLKETMTGQNSDTDDDDLTLQSFVTEH; encoded by the coding sequence ATGCAGGCGATGTGGTGCCGTCTTTCTGTGCTCCTTGCCGTTGTGTCCAGCGTGGCTGTAATGGGAGAAAGCACGAGTGCGAAACCAGGTACAACTGAACCAACTTCTGTTGTAACAACTGCTGATGTACTGGGACAAAGCACAGGGAAAACGCCGGAGACATCTAGCTCAACTAAACCGACCTCCGTTGCAACAAGTGTCAGTGTGTTGCAGAGCACAAGGACAACTTTGCAGACAACTGATTCCACTGAACAAACTTCTGTTGTAACAAGTGCCAAAGTACTGGGACAAACCACAAGTGAAACTCTGGAGTTATCTCATCCAACACAGCCAACTTCCACTGGAGTGATCCAAAACCCAAGCAGCACAATGAGTTTACCAGCTCCTACAACTCTGTATCTAACCAGCGCACGCACAGAAGATATGAATGGAAGTCCTGTCCAGCTCACTTCCACAACAAATCCCCCGATTCAAACAACCCAAGGTGTCAGTTCTTCTCAACAACCTACTACTGATATGATACGATTGTCTACCTCTACTGGAATTGAAGAAGGGACCAGTACCAGCCAGGAGCCCACTGTCCCTGATAGATCTGAGCAGTGGACGACAGCTGACCCTGCAAGTGTGTCTGAAGTCACATCGTTCTCTACTCCGGTCACCAATATTTCAGAGGTTAATGGGATTCTTGGTCCAGGTGTAAAGAGGAAAAGACAATCTCCTCCAACCAGCACGATTACTTCAGCAACAAAGCACTCAACAACTACTGCTGCCACTTCCAGTAAAGCAAGCGGAAGCAAGGTGACCTCAGCAGTTCCCGTTGTCAATGACCTCACCAAAGTCACCACCAAAAATTACAATAGACTTACAACTGCTCAAGCGACAACCAAGAAAATTAGTCTTGTGACTCAGTGCCTCATAGTCATTGCCATTCTGGCAGGCATCTGTACCATCTTTGTCATCTGTACCATCGTCCTGTGCACCAAGCTCTCCACCCAAAGGCACAACTACAGAGTTAACCAGATGAATGGCACAGAACTGATATGCATCTCTGCTCTACTGcctgaagaagaaagaaagatGAGGAAAAAACTGCGCCCAAAACGGTTAAGAGATTTGAAGGAAACCATGACTGGGCAAAACAGCGACACTGATGACGATGACCTTACCCTCCAGAGCTTTGTGACTGAACACTAG